Proteins encoded together in one Bradyrhizobium sp. PSBB068 window:
- a CDS encoding DUF736 domain-containing protein produces the protein MAQIGHFTRDKSGFTGRIQTLFFTHDLSLVPAESSDAENAPDYRIHRGDADGPEIGAGWKRTGEKAGEYVSLVIDDPALHQPIRANLFQSGDDKSAWVLNWNRPPKRAQRD, from the coding sequence CCGGCTTCACCGGACGCATTCAGACGCTCTTCTTCACCCACGACCTCTCCCTCGTTCCGGCCGAATCTTCCGATGCCGAGAATGCGCCCGACTATCGCATCCACCGGGGCGATGCCGACGGCCCGGAGATCGGCGCGGGCTGGAAACGCACCGGCGAGAAAGCAGGCGAATACGTCTCGCTCGTCATCGATGACCCGGCGCTGCATCAGCCGATCCGCGCCAATCTCTTTCAGTCCGGCGACGACAAGTCTGCGTGGGTGCTGAACTGGAACCGCCCGCCCAAGCGCGCCCAGCGGGATTGA
- a CDS encoding TrbC/VIRB2 family protein: MIRALAVASRARRRLAEFVALTTLTLAFAPAAYASGSSMPWETPLNSILESVQGPVAKIISVIIITVTGLTLAFGDTSGGFRRLIQIVFGLSIAFAASSFFLSFFSFSGGALV; the protein is encoded by the coding sequence ATGATCCGTGCTCTCGCCGTCGCCAGTCGTGCGCGCCGCCGCCTGGCCGAATTCGTAGCCCTGACGACGCTCACCCTGGCCTTCGCCCCGGCCGCCTACGCCTCCGGCTCCTCCATGCCGTGGGAGACGCCGCTCAACTCGATCCTGGAGTCGGTGCAGGGCCCGGTCGCCAAGATCATCTCGGTCATCATCATCACCGTGACCGGGCTGACGCTCGCCTTCGGCGACACCTCGGGCGGTTTCCGCCGGCTGATCCAGATCGTGTTCGGTCTGTCGATCGCCTTCGCGGCGTCGAGCTTCTTTCTGTCCTTCTTCAGCTTCTCCGGCGGGGCGCTGGTCTGA
- a CDS encoding mercury transporter MerT, translating into MSETTASAHGASEGSAIAVPPQDARTTASHWLAVGGLLGALGAASCCVIPFALFLAGVSGAWIGNLTALEPYQPIFAAVSLAFIGAGAWRMRKKRQVACADGYCATPRSDRVAKIGLIVAITLVVIAVGFPYAARHFL; encoded by the coding sequence ATGAGCGAAACGACGGCTTCGGCTCATGGTGCGTCCGAGGGAAGCGCCATCGCGGTTCCGCCGCAGGACGCGCGCACGACAGCGTCGCATTGGCTCGCCGTCGGCGGCTTATTGGGCGCGCTGGGCGCGGCTTCGTGCTGTGTCATCCCTTTCGCGCTGTTCCTTGCTGGCGTCAGCGGCGCCTGGATTGGCAACCTGACCGCACTGGAGCCCTACCAGCCGATTTTCGCCGCCGTCTCGCTAGCTTTTATCGGTGCTGGCGCCTGGCGGATGCGGAAGAAGCGGCAGGTCGCGTGCGCCGACGGGTATTGCGCCACACCCCGGTCGGATCGCGTCGCAAAGATCGGCCTCATTGTCGCGATCACGCTGGTCGTCATCGCGGTCGGGTTCCCCTACGCCGCGCGCCATTTCCTGTGA
- the merA gene encoding mercury(II) reductase: MSDYCTPKAKESDCYDLVVVGAGSAGFSAAITAAEQGAQVALIGAGTIGGTCVNIGCVPSKALIRAAETLHNARAAARFGGVSAHAEVRDWRATVRQKDELVSALRQAKYVDLLPAYNNIAYREGTAKLVEGGVEVAAARLVAERIIVATGARPGVPAIAGIESVPYLTSTTALELAELPSSLLVIGGGYIGAELAQMFARAGVRVTLVCRSRLLPEAEPEISIALTRFFADEGVEVVSGVAYRSIRKTETGVALALVRDGREATIEAEKVLCAAGRAPNTEGLGLAELGVKLTPNGAIVVDDRMRTSRPSVYAAGDVTGRDEFVYMAAYGAKLAAKNALNGDSLAYDNSAMPAIVFTDPQVASVGLTEAAARAAGYTTRVSTITLDQVPRALAARDTRGLIKLVADAGSDKLIGAHVLAPEGADSIQTAVMAIRGGLTVRDIAETIFPYLTTVEGLKLAALAFDKEVAKLSCCAG, encoded by the coding sequence ATGAGCGATTACTGCACGCCGAAGGCGAAGGAATCCGACTGTTACGACCTTGTCGTCGTCGGCGCCGGATCGGCAGGATTTTCGGCCGCGATCACTGCCGCCGAGCAAGGCGCGCAGGTGGCGCTGATCGGGGCTGGCACGATCGGCGGCACTTGCGTCAATATCGGCTGCGTGCCGTCGAAGGCGCTGATCCGCGCGGCCGAGACTTTGCACAATGCGCGCGCCGCGGCGCGGTTCGGGGGCGTTTCCGCCCACGCCGAGGTCCGTGACTGGCGCGCGACCGTCAGGCAGAAGGACGAGTTGGTCTCTGCCCTGCGGCAGGCCAAATACGTCGACCTGTTGCCGGCCTATAACAACATCGCCTATCGCGAGGGAACGGCGAAGCTGGTCGAAGGCGGCGTCGAGGTCGCCGCCGCGCGCCTCGTCGCCGAGCGGATCATCGTCGCCACCGGCGCCCGGCCGGGCGTTCCGGCGATCGCGGGGATCGAGTCCGTGCCCTATCTGACGAGCACGACCGCGCTCGAACTCGCGGAGCTGCCAAGCTCGCTTCTGGTGATCGGCGGTGGCTACATCGGCGCGGAGCTGGCGCAGATGTTCGCGCGCGCAGGCGTCAGGGTGACGCTCGTCTGCCGTTCGCGGCTGCTGCCCGAAGCGGAGCCGGAGATCAGCATCGCGCTGACGCGCTTCTTCGCCGACGAGGGCGTCGAGGTCGTCTCCGGCGTCGCCTATCGCTCGATCCGCAAGACGGAGACAGGGGTCGCGCTGGCGCTCGTCCGCGACGGCCGCGAGGCGACCATCGAGGCGGAGAAGGTGCTGTGCGCGGCGGGGCGCGCGCCGAACACCGAGGGTCTTGGCCTCGCCGAACTCGGCGTCAAGCTGACGCCGAACGGCGCCATCGTCGTCGACGATCGCATGCGCACCAGCCGTCCGAGCGTCTATGCGGCGGGCGACGTCACGGGGCGGGACGAATTCGTCTACATGGCCGCCTATGGCGCCAAGCTCGCGGCGAAAAACGCGCTCAACGGCGACAGCCTCGCCTATGACAATTCCGCCATGCCGGCCATCGTGTTCACCGATCCGCAGGTCGCGAGCGTCGGGCTGACGGAGGCGGCCGCGCGGGCGGCGGGCTACACGACGCGCGTTTCGACGATTACGCTCGATCAGGTTCCACGCGCGCTCGCCGCGCGCGATACGCGCGGGCTCATCAAGCTTGTGGCGGACGCCGGCAGCGACAAGCTCATCGGCGCGCATGTCCTCGCCCCCGAGGGCGCGGACAGCATCCAGACGGCCGTTATGGCGATCCGCGGCGGCCTGACGGTGCGCGATATCGCGGAAACGATCTTCCCCTACCTGACCACCGTGGAGGGGCTGAAGCTCGCCGCGCTCGCCTTCGACAAGGAAGTGGCGAAACTCTCATGCTGCGCGGGTTGA
- a CDS encoding VirB3 family type IV secretion system protein, whose translation MATIVDPDVPGFFAPVHRALTDPILMGGAPRTVAIANGTLAAAIALGLRLWIPGALIWAVGHSAAVWAAKRDPQFVDVVRRHLRYPAHLGV comes from the coding sequence ATGGCCACGATCGTCGATCCCGACGTGCCCGGCTTCTTCGCTCCGGTCCATCGCGCGCTCACCGACCCGATCCTGATGGGCGGGGCGCCGCGGACCGTCGCGATCGCCAACGGCACCTTGGCGGCGGCGATCGCGCTCGGCCTCCGGCTCTGGATCCCCGGCGCGCTCATCTGGGCAGTTGGCCATTCCGCCGCCGTCTGGGCGGCGAAACGGGACCCGCAATTCGTCGACGTGGTGCGCCGGCATCTTCGCTACCCCGCACATCTGGGGGTGTGA
- a CDS encoding CopG family transcriptional regulator: protein MAMSKKKAQLSVYLDADVMQSLSAYAARREQSMSLIAEAAIASFLSPDADERREAAIAKRLDQQDRRLARLERDIGISVETLALFIRFWLNTTPPLPEPAAKAARAQAGARYDNFVAALGRRLNEGPKLRQEIPEDRAPTSQNSVEPV from the coding sequence ATAGCCATGTCGAAGAAGAAGGCTCAGCTCTCCGTCTATCTCGACGCGGATGTGATGCAGTCCCTGTCGGCCTATGCGGCGCGGCGAGAGCAATCGATGTCGCTCATCGCCGAAGCCGCCATCGCTTCGTTTTTGTCGCCGGACGCGGACGAACGGCGGGAAGCAGCCATCGCCAAGCGGCTCGACCAGCAGGATCGCCGCTTGGCGCGCCTCGAGCGTGACATAGGCATCAGCGTCGAGACGCTGGCCCTATTCATCCGCTTCTGGCTCAACACCACACCGCCGCTTCCCGAACCGGCCGCGAAGGCTGCGCGGGCACAAGCCGGCGCACGATACGATAATTTCGTCGCCGCGTTGGGAAGGAGACTCAATGAAGGTCCGAAGTTGAGGCAAGAGATTCCGGAAGATCGTGCGCCTACTTCACAAAATTCCGTCGAACCTGTTTGA
- a CDS encoding lytic transglycosylase domain-containing protein — protein MRTAFIMLVGATAFGMPAAVAHAQTARIDLHAPSDPYAGLIAEAAQRFGIPAAWIRAIMRVESRGDRRSISPKGAIGLMQLMPDTWAALRARYGLGRDPFDAHDNILAGAAFLREMHDRYGSPGFLAAYNAGPGRYEDYRDRHRPLPPETVAYVAALIPFVGAGAIDGPVLVAASDPSSWTQAPLFITRPASAEPADRTSAKQPPSDTPAVVAVRDLSAIAPQSTGLFVSVAAAGPKP, from the coding sequence ATGCGGACCGCTTTCATCATGCTCGTCGGGGCGACGGCGTTCGGCATGCCCGCCGCCGTCGCTCACGCCCAGACCGCGCGGATCGACCTGCACGCGCCGAGCGATCCCTATGCCGGTCTCATTGCGGAGGCGGCGCAACGCTTCGGCATTCCGGCGGCGTGGATACGGGCGATCATGCGAGTCGAGAGCCGCGGCGATCGGCGCTCAATCTCGCCCAAGGGGGCGATCGGCTTGATGCAGCTCATGCCCGACACCTGGGCGGCGCTGCGCGCTCGGTACGGCCTTGGTCGCGATCCGTTTGATGCCCACGACAACATCCTGGCGGGCGCGGCCTTCCTGCGCGAAATGCACGACCGCTACGGATCGCCGGGCTTCCTCGCGGCATACAATGCGGGGCCTGGTCGATACGAAGACTATCGTGATCGGCATCGGCCCCTACCGCCCGAGACCGTCGCTTACGTCGCCGCGCTCATCCCTTTTGTCGGGGCCGGCGCGATCGATGGGCCTGTTCTCGTGGCGGCCTCCGATCCGTCGTCCTGGACGCAAGCGCCGCTGTTCATAACGCGGCCGGCAAGCGCTGAACCCGCTGATCGCACGTCGGCCAAGCAGCCTCCGAGCGACACGCCGGCCGTCGTCGCGGTGCGCGATCTCTCCGCCATCGCGCCGCAGTCCACGGGTCTGTTCGTCTCAGTTGCAGCAGCGGGACCGAAGCCATGA
- a CDS encoding mercury transporter, which yields MKNGIGLLAALGLFAAPMAAWAGQATVVLNVHHAGCVLCGPIVKSTIAHVKGVSGVTVSQADAMADVTATVTYDAAVTSPGAMIKATTDHGYPAEVAKSTKG from the coding sequence ATGAAGAACGGAATTGGATTGTTGGCCGCGCTCGGCTTGTTCGCGGCCCCGATGGCCGCCTGGGCAGGCCAGGCCACCGTCGTCCTCAATGTCCATCACGCTGGCTGCGTGCTGTGCGGGCCGATCGTCAAGAGCACGATCGCCCATGTCAAAGGCGTCAGCGGCGTCACGGTCAGCCAGGCCGACGCGATGGCCGACGTCACCGCGACCGTCACCTACGACGCCGCCGTCACCTCGCCGGGCGCGATGATCAAGGCGACCACCGATCACGGCTATCCGGCCGAGGTCGCCAAGTCGACGAAGGGCTGA
- a CDS encoding conjugal transfer protein TraG yields the protein MSATKILWGQVITVFGIVLLTIWTATEWTAWRLGFQPELGRPWFEILHFPFYLPPAFFWWWYAYDAYAPSIFIEGAYISASGGIIAAAVAIGMSVWRAREAKNAETYGSARWAQQQEIEEAGLLGPDGVVLGRYQRSYLRHDGPEHVLCFAPTRSGKGVGLVIPSLLTWPGSAIVHDIKGENWQLTAGFRAQHGRVLLFDPTNARSSAYNPLLEVRRGEWEVRDVQNIADILVDPEGSLEKRNHWEKTSHALLVGAILHVLYAEEDKTLAGVASFLSDPKRPIESTLSAMMRTPHLGEAGVHPVVASAARELLNKSGNERSGVLSTAMSFLGLYRDPVVAEVTRRCDWRIGDIVAADRPTTLYLVVPPSDINRTKPLIRLILNQVGRRLTEDLLAKAGRRRLLLMLDEFPALGRLDFFESALAFMAGYGIKSFLIAQSLNQIEKAYGPNNSILDNCHVRVSFATNDERTAKRVSDALGTATEMKAMKNYAGSRLSPWLGHLMVSRSETARPLLTPGEVMQLPPTDEIVMVSGAHPIRAKKARYYEDGRFQERIVAPPVPARPKEGRPDDWSSYPLPPRPPASVAAEGDDADDEDPKNADRRKQPELSQGTVEKQAPIENEFALDPVDDMEEEAPRIGRMNDLMQGIARQASLDPGDDLGM from the coding sequence ATGTCGGCGACGAAGATACTCTGGGGCCAGGTCATCACCGTCTTCGGGATCGTCCTCTTGACGATCTGGACCGCGACGGAATGGACCGCCTGGCGGCTCGGCTTTCAGCCCGAACTCGGCCGTCCCTGGTTCGAGATCCTGCACTTCCCGTTCTACCTGCCACCGGCCTTCTTCTGGTGGTGGTACGCCTACGACGCCTACGCTCCCTCGATCTTCATCGAGGGCGCCTATATCTCGGCGTCGGGCGGGATCATCGCCGCGGCCGTCGCCATTGGCATGTCGGTCTGGCGGGCTCGCGAAGCGAAGAATGCCGAGACCTACGGCTCCGCACGATGGGCGCAGCAACAAGAGATCGAGGAGGCCGGCTTGCTCGGTCCCGATGGCGTTGTGCTCGGCCGCTATCAACGCAGCTATCTCCGCCACGACGGCCCCGAGCATGTGCTGTGCTTCGCGCCGACCCGGAGCGGCAAGGGTGTGGGCCTCGTCATCCCTTCGCTGCTGACCTGGCCGGGTTCGGCGATCGTCCACGACATCAAGGGCGAGAACTGGCAGCTCACCGCCGGCTTCCGCGCCCAGCACGGTCGCGTGCTGCTGTTCGATCCGACCAACGCCAGGTCGTCGGCCTACAATCCGCTCCTTGAGGTGCGCCGTGGCGAGTGGGAGGTGCGCGACGTTCAGAACATCGCCGACATCCTGGTCGACCCCGAAGGCAGTCTCGAGAAGCGGAACCATTGGGAGAAAACTAGCCACGCGCTGCTGGTCGGCGCGATCCTTCACGTTCTCTATGCCGAGGAGGACAAGACCCTTGCCGGCGTCGCTTCCTTCCTGTCCGACCCCAAGCGACCGATCGAGTCGACGCTCTCGGCCATGATGCGGACGCCGCATCTCGGTGAGGCCGGCGTCCACCCTGTTGTCGCCTCCGCCGCGCGCGAGCTGCTGAACAAGTCCGGCAACGAGCGATCCGGCGTGCTGAGCACGGCGATGTCGTTTCTCGGCCTCTACCGCGATCCCGTGGTCGCCGAGGTGACGCGACGCTGCGACTGGCGGATCGGCGACATCGTGGCCGCCGATCGGCCGACGACGCTCTACCTCGTCGTGCCGCCGTCAGACATCAACCGGACCAAGCCGCTGATCCGCCTGATCCTCAATCAAGTCGGCCGGCGACTGACGGAGGACCTGCTGGCCAAAGCCGGGCGACGCCGGCTTCTCCTGATGCTGGATGAGTTCCCGGCGCTCGGTCGCCTCGACTTCTTCGAGTCCGCGCTCGCCTTCATGGCGGGCTACGGCATCAAGAGCTTTCTCATCGCCCAGTCGCTGAACCAGATCGAGAAGGCCTACGGCCCGAACAACTCGATCCTCGACAACTGCCATGTCCGGGTGAGCTTCGCGACCAATGACGAGCGGACCGCCAAGCGGGTGAGCGATGCGCTCGGCACCGCGACCGAGATGAAGGCGATGAAGAACTATGCCGGGAGCCGGTTGTCGCCCTGGCTCGGGCATCTCATGGTCTCCCGCTCGGAAACGGCGCGTCCCTTGCTGACGCCCGGCGAGGTCATGCAGCTCCCGCCCACCGACGAGATCGTAATGGTGTCGGGCGCCCATCCGATCCGGGCGAAGAAGGCCCGCTACTATGAGGACGGACGCTTCCAGGAGCGGATCGTGGCGCCGCCCGTCCCGGCGCGGCCGAAGGAGGGCCGTCCCGACGACTGGAGTTCGTATCCGCTGCCTCCTCGCCCTCCGGCGTCGGTGGCGGCCGAAGGTGATGACGCCGACGACGAGGATCCGAAGAACGCCGATCGGCGGAAGCAGCCGGAGCTCAGCCAAGGAACCGTCGAGAAGCAGGCGCCGATCGAGAATGAGTTCGCGCTCGATCCGGTCGACGACATGGAGGAGGAGGCGCCGCGGATCGGTCGCATGAACGATCTCATGCAGGGTATCGCGCGGCAGGCGTCGCTCGATCCGGGCGACGACCTCGGCATGTGA
- the trbB gene encoding P-type conjugative transfer ATPase TrbB, producing MAVAPLHSEAFSRGARMLRTALGPAIAAFLEDPSIVEVMLNPDGRLWIDRLSGGLEDTGRTLSAVDGERIVRLVAHHVGAEVHAERPRVSAELPETGERFEGLLPPVVTAPAFAIRKPAIAVFTLDDYVDAGTMTAGQAALLRGAVASRKNILVAGGTGTGKTTLTNALLAEIAGTSDRVVLIEDTRELQCRAPNLVAMRTKDGVASLSDLVRSSLRLRPDRIPIGEVRGAEALDLLKAWGTGHPGGIGTIHAGTALGAIRRLEQLIQEAVVTVPKALIAETIELVAVLRGRGSERRLSELALIAGLDPATGDYRIQSAEVGGDSLHPGDPS from the coding sequence GTGGCGGTTGCTCCACTCCATTCCGAGGCCTTCTCCCGCGGTGCGCGCATGCTGCGCACCGCCCTCGGGCCCGCCATCGCCGCCTTCCTCGAAGACCCGTCGATCGTCGAGGTGATGCTCAACCCCGACGGCCGGCTCTGGATCGACCGGCTGTCGGGCGGGCTGGAGGACACGGGCCGCACCCTGTCGGCCGTTGACGGCGAGCGGATCGTGCGCCTGGTCGCACACCATGTCGGCGCCGAGGTCCACGCGGAGCGGCCGCGCGTTTCCGCCGAACTGCCCGAGACGGGAGAGCGGTTCGAGGGGCTGCTGCCGCCCGTCGTCACCGCGCCGGCCTTCGCCATACGCAAGCCCGCCATCGCCGTCTTCACCCTCGACGACTATGTCGACGCTGGCACGATGACCGCTGGTCAAGCGGCGTTGCTGCGTGGGGCAGTCGCGTCGCGCAAGAACATCCTCGTCGCTGGCGGCACCGGCACGGGCAAGACGACGCTCACAAACGCGCTCCTGGCCGAGATCGCAGGCACGAGCGACCGCGTGGTGCTAATCGAGGACACCCGCGAACTGCAATGCCGCGCGCCGAACCTGGTCGCGATGCGCACCAAGGACGGCGTCGCCTCGCTGTCGGACCTTGTCCGGTCCTCGCTGCGCCTTCGGCCCGACCGCATCCCGATCGGCGAGGTCCGCGGCGCCGAGGCGCTCGATCTCCTGAAGGCCTGGGGCACTGGCCACCCGGGTGGGATCGGCACGATCCACGCCGGCACTGCGCTCGGCGCGATTCGCCGCCTCGAACAGCTCATCCAGGAAGCCGTCGTCACCGTCCCCAAGGCGCTGATCGCCGAGACCATCGAACTCGTCGCGGTGCTGCGCGGCCGCGGCAGCGAACGCCGCCTCTCCGAACTCGCCCTCATCGCCGGCCTCGATCCCGCCACCGGCGACTACCGCATCCAGTCCGCCGAGGTGGGCGGCGATTCCTTGCACCCAGGAGACCCCTCATGA
- a CDS encoding helix-turn-helix domain-containing protein, which yields MSASKSSNGLQRAELARRTGANLETVRYYEKVGLLPPPPRTASGYRSYDGAHERRLGFVLRARELGFSLEEIRALLRLADEREQPCAEASVLAATHLADVRAKIADLKRMERVLKDVVAQCGDGTRLDCPLIETLFRERLAK from the coding sequence ATGAGCGCCTCGAAGTCATCGAATGGCCTTCAACGCGCAGAGTTGGCCCGGCGGACAGGCGCCAATCTCGAAACCGTCCGATATTACGAAAAGGTCGGGCTCTTGCCGCCACCACCACGGACCGCCAGCGGTTACCGTAGCTATGATGGCGCCCATGAACGCCGTCTCGGTTTCGTGCTGCGCGCCCGCGAGCTCGGATTCTCGTTGGAAGAGATACGCGCTCTCTTACGCCTGGCGGACGAACGCGAACAGCCATGCGCGGAAGCGAGCGTCCTCGCCGCGACTCACCTTGCGGATGTACGCGCGAAAATCGCCGACTTGAAACGCATGGAGCGCGTGTTGAAGGACGTGGTCGCGCAATGCGGCGATGGCACGCGGCTCGACTGTCCTCTGATCGAAACGTTGTTCCGAGAGCGGCTCGCCAAGTAA
- a CDS encoding DUF3363 domain-containing protein: MAEENDFQPRPGRIRSSRSQRAKPFIAQALAAAQRAGGGVSRQGLLRSSSRSTFGRGRIAAVRANHLLTSRSRLVTVKARVVRHTARAATLGAHLGYLRREGVTRDGEKARLFGPETEDADPQAFAERCEKDRHHFRFIVSPEDAPEMADLKGYARELVGQMEKDLGTKLDWVAVDHWNTQHPHVHIIVRGVAEDGQDLVISRDYIKEGMRARAQDLVTRELGLRSDLVIHQTLERQVETERWTQLDRQLVRDGGRHGVIDVALSPGQEPDPFHSLKVGRLRHLESLGLAHQIGAGQWTMDEAAETTLRELGERGDIIKRIHRGLRGRGIERAAASYVLAGESLDVPVIGRLVDRGLDDELKGTAYAVIDGVDGRTHHIKFPDLDATGDSAPGSIVELRKFDDAQGRRRVALAVRSDLAIEDQVTASGATWLDRQAVSRDPVDLSQTGFGAEVRDAQERRADQLIEQGLAERQTRGITFSQGLIGTLRRREIEALGERLAAETGQTFNQAASGEYVAGSYRQRFALASGRFAMIDNGLGFQLVPWTPSLEKQLGRHVSGVARDDGGVDWGFGRNRGLGL, from the coding sequence ATGGCTGAGGAGAACGACTTCCAGCCTCGGCCAGGCCGCATCCGCTCTTCGCGCAGTCAGCGGGCCAAGCCTTTCATCGCCCAGGCGCTCGCCGCCGCCCAGCGCGCCGGCGGCGGCGTATCGCGGCAAGGTCTGCTCAGAAGCTCCAGCCGCTCGACCTTCGGCCGCGGCCGTATCGCCGCTGTCCGGGCGAACCATCTGCTGACGAGCCGCTCGCGCCTAGTGACGGTGAAGGCCCGCGTCGTGCGCCACACCGCCCGGGCGGCGACGCTCGGCGCTCATCTCGGCTACCTCCGGCGCGAGGGCGTCACCCGGGACGGGGAGAAGGCGCGGCTGTTCGGGCCGGAGACCGAGGACGCCGACCCCCAGGCCTTCGCCGAACGGTGCGAAAAGGATCGGCATCATTTCCGTTTCATCGTCTCACCCGAGGACGCGCCGGAGATGGCCGACCTCAAGGGCTATGCCCGCGAGCTGGTCGGCCAGATGGAGAAGGACCTCGGCACCAAGCTCGATTGGGTCGCCGTCGATCACTGGAACACGCAGCACCCGCACGTCCACATTATCGTGCGCGGCGTTGCCGAGGACGGCCAGGACCTCGTCATCTCCCGCGACTACATCAAGGAGGGCATGCGCGCTCGCGCCCAGGATCTGGTCACGCGGGAGCTAGGGCTGCGTAGCGACCTCGTTATCCACCAAACGCTCGAGCGTCAGGTCGAAACCGAGCGCTGGACCCAGCTCGACCGGCAGCTCGTCCGTGACGGCGGCCGACATGGCGTCATCGACGTTGCACTCTCTCCGGGCCAGGAGCCGGATCCGTTCCATTCACTGAAGGTCGGCCGCCTGCGGCATCTGGAGAGCCTCGGTCTCGCCCATCAGATCGGAGCCGGCCAGTGGACGATGGACGAGGCGGCCGAAACCACGCTCCGTGAACTCGGCGAGCGCGGCGACATCATCAAGCGGATTCATCGGGGCTTACGAGGACGCGGTATCGAGCGCGCGGCCGCGAGCTATGTGCTCGCCGGCGAGAGCCTCGACGTGCCCGTCATCGGTCGTCTCGTTGATCGTGGGCTCGACGACGAGTTGAAAGGCACCGCCTATGCGGTCATCGACGGCGTCGACGGCCGCACCCACCACATCAAATTCCCCGACCTCGACGCCACCGGCGACAGCGCGCCCGGCTCGATCGTCGAGCTGAGGAAGTTCGACGACGCGCAAGGGCGTCGCCGCGTCGCGCTCGCCGTGCGGTCGGACCTCGCCATCGAGGATCAGGTGACCGCCAGCGGCGCGACTTGGCTCGACCGCCAAGCGGTCTCGCGTGATCCGGTCGACCTTAGCCAGACGGGCTTCGGCGCCGAGGTCCGCGATGCGCAGGAGCGGCGGGCCGACCAGCTCATCGAGCAGGGGCTGGCCGAGCGACAGACGCGGGGCATCACCTTCTCCCAGGGCCTGATCGGCACGCTCCGCCGTCGGGAAATCGAAGCCTTGGGCGAGCGGCTTGCGGCCGAGACAGGCCAGACCTTCAACCAGGCCGCCTCCGGCGAGTACGTCGCCGGATCATACCGTCAGCGCTTCGCGCTCGCCTCCGGCCGCTTCGCCATGATCGATAACGGCCTTGGCTTCCAGCTCGTGCCCTGGACCCCGTCGCTTGAGAAACAGCTCGGCCGCCACGTCTCCGGCGTCGCCCGCGATGATGGCGGCGTCGACTGGGGCTTCGGCCGCAATCGGGGGCTCGGCCTGTGA